The following are from one region of the Strix aluco isolate bStrAlu1 chromosome 30, bStrAlu1.hap1, whole genome shotgun sequence genome:
- the S100A11 gene encoding protein S100-A11, whose amino-acid sequence MPTETERCIESLLAVFQRYAGREGDSCKLSKREFLAFMNTELAAFTKNQNPGVVDRMMKKLDLNSDGQLDFQEFLNLIGGIAVACHDTLIVKAPHP is encoded by the exons ATG CCCACGGAGACGGAGCGCTGCATCGAGTCCCTGCTGGCCGTCTTCCAGCGGTACGCCGGGCGCGAAGGCGACagctgcaagctctccaagaggGAGTTCCTGGCCTTCATGAACACGGAGCTGGCCGCCTTCACGAAG AATCAGAACCCAGGGGTCGTGGACAGGATGATGAAGAAACTGGATTTGAATAGCGACGGGCAGCTGGACTTCCAGGAGTTCCTGAACCTCATCGGGGGCATCGCAGTGGCCTGCCACGATACCCTGATTGTTAAGGCCCCTCATCCCTAG